In Sphingomonas sp. LR60, the following are encoded in one genomic region:
- a CDS encoding IS6 family transposase, with the protein MPRPRKPASPFRYFNSSPEVIRLVVLMYVRFPLSLRNVEDLLFERGIDICHETVRLWWNRFGPLFAGDIRRQRVSRMRGFRHWRWNLDEMYVKLNGEMVYLWRAVDHEGEVLESYVTRTRDKAAALAFMKKALKRHGSPEAITTDGLRSYRAAMNELGNAEKQQTARWANNRVENSHLPFRRRERAMQRFRQMKTLQKFASVHANVHNHFSLERHLIDRQTYRERRSAALAEWQALVS; encoded by the coding sequence ATGCCCCGCCCTCGCAAGCCAGCCTCTCCATTCCGCTACTTCAACTCGTCGCCGGAGGTAATCCGGCTGGTGGTGCTGATGTACGTGCGCTTCCCGCTGAGCCTGCGGAACGTGGAGGACCTGCTGTTCGAGCGCGGGATCGACATCTGCCACGAGACGGTCAGGTTGTGGTGGAACAGGTTCGGCCCGCTGTTCGCCGGCGACATCCGCCGGCAGCGGGTAAGCCGGATGCGCGGCTTTCGTCACTGGCGCTGGAACCTGGACGAGATGTACGTGAAGCTGAACGGCGAGATGGTCTACCTGTGGCGCGCTGTCGATCACGAGGGTGAGGTGCTGGAAAGCTACGTTACCCGCACTCGCGACAAGGCAGCCGCACTCGCGTTCATGAAAAAGGCGCTGAAGCGGCATGGTTCGCCCGAGGCGATCACCACCGATGGTCTGCGCAGCTACCGCGCAGCGATGAACGAGCTTGGCAACGCCGAGAAGCAGCAGACCGCTCGCTGGGCGAACAACCGGGTGGAAAACAGCCACCTGCCGTTCCGACGACGAGAGCGGGCAATGCAGCGGTTCCGGCAGATGAAGACGCTGCAGAAGTTCGCCTCTGTCCACGCCAACGTCCACAACCACTTCAGCCTGGAGCGCCACCTCATCGATCGACAGACCTACCGCGAACGACGCTCCGCCGCACTGGCGGAGTGGCAGGCGCTCGTCAGCTGA